In one window of Drosophila innubila isolate TH190305 chromosome 2L unlocalized genomic scaffold, UK_Dinn_1.0 4_B_2L, whole genome shotgun sequence DNA:
- the LOC117780347 gene encoding uncharacterized protein LOC117780347, which produces MASYTCTQFVDFAAPISYVNGMTSTTYTLDASRFEKRDLCLFMESLETIARIERERHERQQLRRQQKLQKARIAELESERCPSPTPSVEEAVDEPNIYLESKCIPYAVSDSLPVARKSPSDYDFCGDEAYGSADHSPRSSVTYCSCAGVSNSGLDSDSAESGVYAGSPPPLRPRSQVITKPKHRSTRSRIISMVLKRDYAKAPSAETLGHSERCDHLLNSTIKHQYDHLTTKSRRGIACSQGSAEERFLDKALRYLTL; this is translated from the coding sequence ATGGCCAGTTACACTTGCACACAGTTTGTCGACTTTGCCGCACCCATCAGCTATGTCAATGGCATGACCAGCACCACATATACCCTGGACGCGTCTCGCTTTGAGAAGCGCGACTTGTGCTTGTTCATGGAGAGCCTGGAGACAATTGCTCGCATCGAGAGGGAGCGACACGAACGTCAACAGCTTCGGCGGCAACAGAAGTTGCAAAAGGCGCGCATTGCGGAACTGGAGAGTGAACGGTGTCCCAGTCCCACGCCCAGTGTCGAGGAGGCTGTCGATGAGCCGAACATCTACTTGGAATCCAAGTGCATTCCCTATGCCGTCAGCGATTCTCTGCCTGTGGCTCGCAAGAGTCCATCGGACTACGACTTCTGTGGCGATGAAGCCTATGGCAGTGCTGACCATTCCCCGAGGAGCAGTGTCACCTACTGCAGCTGTGCCGGCGTCTCCAACTCTGGTCTGGACTCGGATTCAGCTGAATCGGGTGTCTATGCCGGATCCCCGCCACCATTGCGTCCACGTTCCCAGGTCATTACCAAGCCCAAGCATCGCTCCACACGCTCCCGTATCATCAGTATGGTACTAAAGCGGGATTATGCCAAGGCACCCTCGGCAGAGACATTGGGGCACTCGGAGCGCTGTGATCATCTGCTCAACAGCACCATTAAACATCAGTACGATCATCTGACTACCAAATCTCGACGTGGCATTGCCTGCAGCCAGGGTTCAGCCGAGGAACGCTTCCTCGACAAAGCCCTGCGCTACTTAACCTTGTGA